The following DNA comes from Candidatus Latescibacterota bacterium.
TCACGCTGTTGCTGGTTGCTGCAAAGCTGATAAACGGGTCGGAAGTCGATGAAGTATCCGGCGGCGTAGATGGGAAACAATCCGCGTTCTATCTGGGAGAGGATCCGCCTGGCGCCGAGCCGAAGCTCTTTGCGCCCGGGTTGGTCTCGGTGGATGGAGCTACCGATTACGTGATCTCGTTCAGCGAGGACGGCAGGGAGATTTACTGGAGCCGGGCTAGTTCCGGAGTGATGAATTGCTCGCTCGGTGATGATGGATGGAGCGAGCCGGCTCCTTTTGATTTTGGAGTGAAGTACCCCGGCCCCGGTGGCGAGGTACATATTATGAAGGGTGGAAAATGCCTTCTGATGAACCAGTTTCGCAGGAACGAGGAGGGGATGGCCGGAGGTATCTACAGGTTGAAGAGGATTAATGGTAGTTGGAGTGATTCCGAGCTTCTGATCAGTAACAGTATGAGGGCGACCTCAACCGACGATGGAGTGATATATGTGACCGACATCACCTACCACCTCAATAAGGAGGAAGGCAAGGACACGGGCGTTATCGCCCGGTACGTCCTGTCCGGCGATGAGGCCATCCGGACGGAGGACCCGGGTGAAGGGATCAATACCGAATATGTCGAGGCGCATCCCTTCATCGCACCCGACGAGAGTTATATCATCTTCAATTCGCCAAGGCCCGGGGGCAAGGGTGAGGCGGATCTTTATATGAGCTATCGCCAGAAGGACGGTTCCTGGGGAGAGGTAATAAACCTAGAAGCACTCAACACTCCTTATGGCGATTGGGGCGCGACCGTAACGCGCGATGGGAAGTATCTTTTCTTTACGAGAAATATGACAGGTCAGGGCGACATCTACTGGGTCAGGGCCGATTTCATCGAAGAGATGAGGCCGGAGTAGGGGCGGTTGACAATAAAGATCCGAGTAGTGTTGCGGCAGGTGATCTGAATACCGTACAATCTAATAGCATTGTCAGCAGTGAGATCTTGGCGGCACGAAGGAGCCATCGGAACTATAAGGTTATTCATGAAAAAAATTGCAAGAGAGATCATAGCCACATTGAAGGCCCTCGGCGATCCCGCAATCGCGGAGCATTCGCAGCGTTTTTTCAAGACGGGAAAGGGCGAATACGGAGAGGGTGACAAATTTCTCGGCATACGCGTACCCGTGATCAGGGCCGAAGTTAAGAAACAGGTGAAGAAGCATAAGGACGAGTACAGAGGTTCATTAAAAGAGCTCAGGATCTCATTGCTAGATACGGCACTGCTGCTTCTTCAGTCGTCCTGGCACGAGGTGCGCCTCTTTGCCCTGCTCATGATGGTCGAGATATTTAGAAAGGGTAGTACGGCTGAGAAGTCTGCAGTTTATAAGGCCTACCTGGCGAACACCAACCGGGTGAACAACTGGGACCTTGTGGATCTGTCGGCTCATTATATCATCGGCCCCTATCTGGAGGATAAGGGGCGGAAGCCCCTGTATCGCCTGGTGCGTTCCCGTGATCTATGGGAGCGGAGGATCGCCATCATGTCGACGTTTCATTTTATCAGGAACAACGATTTTGTCGATACTCTTGCCATATCGGAAATCCTGCTCCAGGACAAAGAGGATCTGATTCACAAGGCCGTCGGCTGGATGCTGAGGGAAGTCGGCAACCGCCATGGCTCAGCCGAGAGGACATTCCTGAAAAAGCATTACAAGGATATGCCCCGCACGATGCTGCGCTACGCTATAGAGAAGTTCCCCGAGAAGGAACGTAAGGCATGGCTGAGGGGCGAGGTCTGATAATATTTGCCCTGGTGTGACTTCTGATTTGTCAGATCGATGTCCGAGACCGGGACTATGACGATGTCAGGCTCGTCTATCGAAGCGCAATCCCAAGATCTTCCTCCAGCTTCGGTATTACCAGTTCAACGACCCTCGGTATTAATGATTTGCGTGAGACGGTGCTGACCGCGTCGACCTCGAAATAGTCGACCTGGTCGTCACCAGCGCCTGAGGTGGAGACCAGCATTACTTTGTTGAGGTCGGGCATGCCTTCCAGGAATCTCATCGCCTGTTTGGGCATCTTGTGTATCTGCATGGTATGAATGATTACAATGGCATCCCAGTTTTTTTCATCAATACTTTCCAGGCCCGTAACATCAATTACGGAGATAAATATACTGTCGGCTTCAATATTCTTTATCAATTCATCAGTCAGGCTTTCTTTGTACTCACTTCCCTGGCTGGCGACCAGGACTTTGTACTTCGCGTCTGGATTGCCGCGTTGAAATGGTTCAATCACTCCCTGAATATTCCACAGAACGTAGATAAGCAGAAGGATTCCTGCCAGGAGTACTGGAGTAGCGACTATTCCGATCAATATCTTGAGCCATTTTTTCATAAGTCAAAACCCTCGGTATTTAAATGCTGATTCGGGGGGTTATTGATTATATACGTATGAATCATTTGCTTTGTTGCAGAAAGGGGATTTCAGGTAAATGCGGGGAACCTGTTTTATTATATTGCAGTATCATCTGGTCCCCGCCTGACGAATTCAATGTCATGGAGATCAGATGAAATCGTACAGAAGGTTCCTCCGAATTCAGATTCCCGACACAGGGGGGAAGTGGGTAGAAAAGAATTATATTAGATGGGAATCCTATTTATCCAGAAGCAACGGATAGATAAGTAATCTATTTACATAATCCCGGATTTATGGTACTATACTGATCGTCGGATAGCTTACAGCACCAGCAATTATCACGATGTTTGTGACAACGGTGATGTAGGCGTATTTGGCACTACGGGGGAATCACTGCAGACGTTTTTTGCCGGTACTGCAAGCAACATTCGACAATTAAATCATTCCTTGTCTCCGCTGGCATTAATCAGGAGGAGGAGTCGATCATGAAGAGAATGATATCGGCTCTTGCCGTCATGTTCCTGATTCCGGGAATGTTGATGGCGTGCCCTACACTGGGTGTCTACTATGGTGGTAGACTTCATTACGATCCGGTCGGACCTTTTACTGAATTCGAGCTGAATCTGTACATCGTCCACCAGGAACACTTTGTTACAGCAGTCGAGTATCAGTTGCTGACACCATCCGATCTTACCCATGCATTGTTCATGATACTTTCTGTCTCGTATCCGCCAAACCAGTCCCTTTCCCTGGGTACTCCGTTCGGGGGACATTCGATTACTTTCTGGCCTCCATGTTCAGGATATCCGGACGGATATGATCAGCTTGCGACATATACCTGCATGACGACTGTCCCGTGTGAGCAGATGTATGACTATCCACTGGCTATAGGTTCGCATCCGGACAGCGGCGAACTTCGTGGAACCTTCTATCCTGACAATGAGATGTTCGAGATAACAGGATTGACCACATACTTGTGTTTACATGAGGTCTCGGTCGCGGGAGACAGTTGGGGAGTCATAAAATCGCTGTATAAAGAATAGGATCTACGGTGGTTATCATCCCGATGACACTCGCAGGATTCGGCGAGGAGTTCGGTTGGCGCGAGTTGATGTTTCCTGAGCTTTGTCGAAGTAGAAACGGGTCGAGTAAAATTCCGGGCCACAGAACAATAAACAGGCGCCTGGTTTGGGGATTTATAATCGGTGGTGTGATCTGGTTTGCCTGACATATGCCGCTGATGCTCGTGATGTCTGCCCCGGTCGGGTTCGATCTGGGTAGCTGCTTTCGTTCATGCTATTATTAACAACGAATCACGGGCGTTCTCGTATTTCACGAAAGTCGACAATCAACTTATGGCCAATCTGGGACTGGCCGTTACGATGTTACTGGTCGTGGCTGTCCTATACTGCCGGGGGAAATGAAGATCTTTGAAGTGTTTTTGAGCAAAGGACAGGGAGAGTTCGAGAAATAATTCCTTGAGACATCGAACCCCCTGTTTTTGGAACCACCTTCTCATGATGGATAATCGATGAAATACGCCCACTTTTATGTTATTATGTAGCATGCATTCAAAGAAAAAACCTGTTCAATAACAGCATCGGGAGGTGTTTCAGAATGAATAAAACATTTGTTTTCTCAGTTCTGGTCATATTTGCTCTGGTCTGCATTGCGGTTATGCCGACGAATGCCGGAGCAGAGAGCAAAGGCTGGTTTAAGTATCAGTCGCCGATCCCCGGCGCAAGGCAGGTGTCTCCCGGTACGAGCCTGATATTCAGGACTGGTACGATGCTCGAATCAAAACTGCCTGACGGGGCGCGGGGCATGGAGGGACTCGTCGATGTGACGGGTTCGGTGAGTGGAGTCATAGACGGCAGATGGACCCTGGCTCGCGACGGCCGAACGATGATCTTCAAGCCGCAGAGGGAGTTTATCCTGGGAGAGACAGTCACTGTAACTCTCCACGATCCTACGGAAATGACGAAGAGATTGTTTTCGTCGGACTTCAAAGTCAAGTCACGTATCGTCGAATACACTCTCGAACTCGATCAGCAGATCGGTATGGAGGAGTCGGAAGGTGGGGTAGTCGAGGGATTCCAGAGCGACGGGACTTTCGAGGATCCTGAAAAAAGCGGGAAACCGGACAAGGACCGGCACTGGAAAAACAAGGATGGCGAGGAGCTCGTTCTTCCGGATAATTTCCCTGTTATTGAGATTACAGCGACGGACGGGACGGCTCCCGGCTATATTTTTATGACCAACAATTCCGGGAAGAATGGGACAGAGGGGAATTACATGATGATCCTGGACGACACCGGATATCCGGAGTTTTTCAGGGAGACGCCCGGTAAGGCAATCGATTTTAAGATGCAGAAGTGTGGAGCCCTTTCATATTTTCACGGCCTTACTAATTATTTCTACCTCATGGACGACACCTACACGGTAATCGACAGCTTTATAATAGAGGGTTACCCGATGGATATGCACGATTTTGTGCTGAGTCCTGAGGGCCACGCTCTGCTCATCGGTAATGATCCCGATGTCATCGATATGAGTGTGCTTGTAGCTGGAGGGGATACGGCTGCCAACGTCACCGGCAATGTAATCCAGGAGTTCGACCCGGATGGTAACCTGGTCTTCGAATGGCGGACGATAGACCATTTTGATATTCTCGACACAAATATCGACCTCACCGGTCACAATATCCGGTATGCGCATGTAAATGCCGTCGAGTTCGACAGCGATGGCAACATATTGATATCAAGCAGGCATCAAAGCGAGATCACCAAGATCGATCGCGAGACGGGTGAGATCATCTGGCGGATGGGTGGTCCGAACAACCAGTTCGAACTCATCGGCGATACGCAGTGGTTCTCCCGTCAGCACGATATCAGACGGTTACCGAACGGCAATGTGACATTATTCGATAACGGGAATCTGAACGATCCACAGGAGTCGAGAGGTGTCGAGTACAAGCTCGACGAGGTCAACATGGTTGCGACGATGGTATGGGAGTTCCGTAACGACCCGTCGATTTACGGCAGTTCAAGGGGAAGTACGCAGAGACTATCCAACGGAAACACGATCATCGGCTATGGCAGCGGAAGGCCGTCCGCGATCGAAGTGGCATATGATGGAACGAAGGTATTGGAACTTGAGTTGCCTCCAAAGAACATCAGCTACAGGGTCTTCCGTTTTCCCTGGAGCGGGAAGGCAGCTCTCCCAACAGCGTGGATCGTGGAAGGTGAGAACAGGATAGCAGTCTGGTTCAAAAAGTTCGGGGACGACAACGTGGAGCGGTATTATCTCTATGGAGGCGATTCTCCGAATCCGACCAGGAAGATCGGCGTGTCCCTGGACAACTCGATAGATGTGCGCGATCTGATGCCCGGAATAACCTATTATTTCAGAGTCACTGCTGTGGACCGTCATGGTGTAGAGAGTCCGTTCTCCAACGAGATATCATTCACCCCGGGGTTCATGGATTCGAGCATGGTCTTCAATGCCGATCTGAAGGTGACTCCGAGGTCGCTTGATATGGAATCGTGTGGTAACTGGATCACGGCGCATGTCTCGTTTCCGGATACCATTGACCAGGAAGTGTCGGCAATCGACCTCGAGACGGTCATGCTCAATGGCAGGATACTGATCGACTGGTTTCCGAAGAATTGGGAATGGGGTCACGGAAAAGAGGATGATGGATCAGAGGACGGTACAGATGCTGGCAAGCGACATCTCAAACTGAAGTTCTCCCGCGAAGAGTTCATCGATCTTTTCGGAACTGAAGCAGGCTCGGTTCCAGTCTCGATCCGTGGGTTTGTGGGGGAAGAATCGTTTGTAGGATATGATACGATCTGTGTTTTTCAGGGTGACGACAGCACCTGTTGTTATAATGAAGAGGATGGGGATGAGAACGGGGACGACCAGGATGAGGGTGAGGATGATAATGATGGCATCGATGATGGTGAAGATCCGGACATCGAGGATCCCGCCATCGACGATCCGGCAGATGATTTGAAGCCTGAGATCCTTGTAGTGCATCAGAACTATCCGAACCCGTTCAACCCTGTGACCTGCATCAGGTTCGATCTGCCTGCGCGGATGCGCGTGAACCTGAGTGTTTACGATATCCGGGGAGGGCTCGTAGTGACCCTGGCGGACAGGGAAATGGACGCCGGCAGTCGCCAGGTCGTCTGGGACGGTATGAATGCATCTGGCGAGCCTGTAGTGTCGGGAATGTACTTCTACAAGCTCACTACGCAGGATAAGATAGTAACGAAAAAAATGGTGTTGCTCAGGTAACATAGTTTTCTATATTATTGAAAAGAGGGATGGAGTGTTTATCGCTCCATCCTTTCTTTTCTTTAACATGGAGAAGAGTGGATGAGATTTCTGATCATTACGACCTTTGCGATCGCAATACTTATATCCTCGATGGCCATGGCTGAGACTGCCGGATCGATCGGGTCCAGACAGGATACTGAGGAACAATCAGAGGATCTGAGAGCCACCGGCCCGAAGATCTACATAGACTGTAATCGTTGCGACGAGGCGTATCTCAGGACAGAGATAGAATTCGTCAATTTCGTCCGGGACAGAAAAGAAGCCGATGTACATATAATGGTGATCTCACAGCGAACGGGAAGTGGAGGCGATGAATACACGGTGGAGTTCATCGGGCAGGGTCGTTTTGCGGGAGTCTCCGACACCCTTACCTTCAGCACGATGAGTGAGGCCTCTGCCGATGAGGTCAGATGCGAGATGGCGAGAGTCTTTAAGCTGGGGCTGGTGCGTTATGTAGCTGGTACACCTCTCGGCAAACATCTCAATATCGGGTATTCATGCCCCATCGATAATGACGAAGTCGTCGACAATTGGAACTACTGGGTCTATGAGGTCGAATCCAACATGTGGCTCAATGGTGAAGAGTCATACCGGAACCTGTCGGTCTATGGTGAGGTCTCAGCCCGCAGGGTGACCGAGGCTTCGAAGACATATATGGAGATCTACGGAAGTTATAATGAGGCCAGATACGATATCGATGATGAGACGATCCTGAGTCTGTCCCGCCGCAGAGGATTCTACGGCTCGCACTTTATCAGCATCAACGATCACTGGTCATGGGGAACCAGATGGTCTTACGGTACCTCCACGTACAGCAACCTCGATTCGAGATCGCAGCTGTCGTGTGGAGTCGAGTATAACATATTTCCTTACTCCGAATCGACAAGGCGGCAGCTGCGGTTGATCTACTGGCCCAGTCTTGCCTATGCCGATTATACCGAGGAGACGATCTTCGAGAAGAATCACGAATGGCTTTCGAGTCAGAACATCTCAGTGGCGCTCGAGATGATCCAGCCCTGGGGCACGATAACATCGAGCCTCGACGGCTCTCACTACTTCCACGACTTCAGCAAGAACCGGCTGTCGTGGTACAACATGGTCTCGCTGAAACTGTTCAAGGGTTTTTCCCTGAATATCAACGGGCAGATCTCCCGCGTGAGAAACCAGCTATCGCTTCCAATGGGTGATCTGAGTGATGAGGATATACTGCTTAGAAGGCAGGAGATAGCGACCGATT
Coding sequences within:
- a CDS encoding DNA alkylation repair protein translates to MKKIAREIIATLKALGDPAIAEHSQRFFKTGKGEYGEGDKFLGIRVPVIRAEVKKQVKKHKDEYRGSLKELRISLLDTALLLLQSSWHEVRLFALLMMVEIFRKGSTAEKSAVYKAYLANTNRVNNWDLVDLSAHYIIGPYLEDKGRKPLYRLVRSRDLWERRIAIMSTFHFIRNNDFVDTLAISEILLQDKEDLIHKAVGWMLREVGNRHGSAERTFLKKHYKDMPRTMLRYAIEKFPEKERKAWLRGEV
- a CDS encoding aryl-sulfate sulfotransferase — its product is MNKTFVFSVLVIFALVCIAVMPTNAGAESKGWFKYQSPIPGARQVSPGTSLIFRTGTMLESKLPDGARGMEGLVDVTGSVSGVIDGRWTLARDGRTMIFKPQREFILGETVTVTLHDPTEMTKRLFSSDFKVKSRIVEYTLELDQQIGMEESEGGVVEGFQSDGTFEDPEKSGKPDKDRHWKNKDGEELVLPDNFPVIEITATDGTAPGYIFMTNNSGKNGTEGNYMMILDDTGYPEFFRETPGKAIDFKMQKCGALSYFHGLTNYFYLMDDTYTVIDSFIIEGYPMDMHDFVLSPEGHALLIGNDPDVIDMSVLVAGGDTAANVTGNVIQEFDPDGNLVFEWRTIDHFDILDTNIDLTGHNIRYAHVNAVEFDSDGNILISSRHQSEITKIDRETGEIIWRMGGPNNQFELIGDTQWFSRQHDIRRLPNGNVTLFDNGNLNDPQESRGVEYKLDEVNMVATMVWEFRNDPSIYGSSRGSTQRLSNGNTIIGYGSGRPSAIEVAYDGTKVLELELPPKNISYRVFRFPWSGKAALPTAWIVEGENRIAVWFKKFGDDNVERYYLYGGDSPNPTRKIGVSLDNSIDVRDLMPGITYYFRVTAVDRHGVESPFSNEISFTPGFMDSSMVFNADLKVTPRSLDMESCGNWITAHVSFPDTIDQEVSAIDLETVMLNGRILIDWFPKNWEWGHGKEDDGSEDGTDAGKRHLKLKFSREEFIDLFGTEAGSVPVSIRGFVGEESFVGYDTICVFQGDDSTCCYNEEDGDENGDDQDEGEDDNDGIDDGEDPDIEDPAIDDPADDLKPEILVVHQNYPNPFNPVTCIRFDLPARMRVNLSVYDIRGGLVVTLADREMDAGSRQVVWDGMNASGEPVVSGMYFYKLTTQDKIVTKKMVLLR